TGCATCCGCATATGATGTGTTGAAAGATGCAGCATCGCTCGCAGAAACGTGGAAGAGCAAGTACCTTTGGTCCTACATCACCTACTTTGTCGGCGCCGGAAGTGCAGGCATCATGGTTCAGATGGCCGGATACATGGGCCTCGGCACAATGCTGGCCGTTTTTCCGGTCATCGGATTCATTTTTTACACGTACAGAATGTATCTCAAGAATGTTGAGATATCGGTACAGCAGGCGGAGCAGGCGGAGCAATATGCGAAGATCCTTGAATCGCAATCGAACGCCTTGCGTGAATCTGAGGACCGATTCCGGAGTGCATTCGACCATGCCCCGATCGGGATCGCTTTGGTCTCGCCGCTCGGCAAATGGCTCAAGGTCAACCGGGCTCTCACCGATATATTGGGCTACAGCGAGGAGGAATTTCTTGCTACCGATTTTCAGTCGCTGACGCTGCCCGAAGACCTCGGCAATTCGCTTATCAAGGTCCATGAACTGCTTTCCGGCCGCATTTCCAACTGCCAAATGGAGCAACGCTACGTTCACTCTTCGGGCAAGGTGGTGTGGGCCTCGTGGAGCGCATCTGCGGCGGCTGATGAAAATGCCGCACAGCCGAACCTGATATTTCAGATACAGGACATTACCGAGAAGAAGGCGGTCGAGGAAAAACTGCAGCACGACGCAACGCATGATGCACTCACCGGGCTGCCGAACCGGGCCCTCTTCATGTCCCAGCTTGGGGCGGCGCTTGAAAAATCACGCCAGATCGTCGGCTACCGCGTATGTGTTCTGTTCATCGACCTTGACCGGTTCAAATACGTGAATGACAGTTTGGGCCATTTGATCGGCGACGAACTTCTTCGCGAGATCTCGCGTAGGCTTCGCGATTGCCTTCGTCCTTCGGACATGGTCGCTCGCCTCGGCGGGGACGAATTTACCATCTTGGTCGAAGGCAAGTACGATACATCGGAAGTAACGAACATCGCTGACCGAATTCAAAAGAAGTTCGGCATACCGTTCGACCTTAGCGGGCACGAGGTCTATAGCTCTGCGAGTATCGGAATACTGCATGCTTCTGGTTCTCATTACCTGCCTGAGGACGTGATGCGCGATGCCGATACGGCCATGTATCAGGCAAAGCGATCAGGCAAGGCAAGGCACGAGACATTTGATGAGCAAATGCACAAGGCGGCCAAGGAGACGCTCAAACTTGAAACCGATCTTCGCCGGGCTCTCGAAAGACGCGAGATCGACATTCATTACCAGCCGATCTATTCACTGAACGAAGGCTCCGTCACCTGCCTCGAAACGCTTGCACGGTGGACGCACCCGGAATTCGGGCCCATCCCGGCGAACCGATTTATTGCCTTGGCGGAGGAGATCGGGTTGATCGATAAGCTGTGCGAGCAAATGCTGGAAAAAGCGTGCAGCGAAATAGGCAATTTGAATTCTGCCGCGGATCTTTCCATAAGCCTAAATCTTTCTTGCCGCCAATTCGCAAAAACTGATCTGATAGAAAGCATTGACTCCATTCTTGCAAATGCGGGATTCTCTCATCGGCGCTTGAAACTCGAGATCACAGAATCCGTTCTTTTTGAACATCAAGAACGTGCAGTGAGCATGCTGAATGAGTTGAACGGCCGCGGCGTTGACATTAATATTGACGACTTCGGCACAGGCTATTCGAACCTTGGATATTTAACGCAGCTGCCTGTTTCTGCCATCAAGATCGACCGTTCATTTGTTTCGATGATCGACCGTGAAGGCAATAACGACGATCTCGTAAAAGCCATCATCACTCTCGCCCGCAACCTTAGGCTCGACGTTATCGCGGAAGGCGTTGAATACGAGGGTCAACTTGAAGTGCTCACAAAGCACGGCTGCGAATATGCTCAGGGCTTCTATTTTGCACCGCCGATGGATATCACTATGCTTGCTTCATTCCTAGGCGAGCCTATGTCTTCGCCCGTAGATACGGTCGGAGGCCTCAACATACATCCCGTCGTCCAATAGATCTTCCGACAATACTACGTTTGACCAACCGGTGAACGGTAAGGACAATTGATTTGTCTATGTACCGTCGCCCGAAGTCGCTTGAAGTTCTTGACGAGATCCGCATCGAAATGGCTCGCGAAGCCGATTTTGATGCTGACCTGTTTGCCGAGAATGTCCGGTCGGGATACGTTCGGAGCGAAAAGGCTGAGGAACGAAAGACCCCGGCGAAGCCGAGCAAACAGCGCTCTCTAACAGTGAAGGAAACGAAATGATCCGCTACTTGATATCGATCTTTCTGATCGCTGTTACGGTCGCTGCGTCCGCCGCGATATTTTTCCCTGATCATTGGATACATCGGTATGACGATCTGATATCCCGCCAAGCACGGATCTACAGGCTGGATGAAAAGCTCGTATGGAGCATCATTTACGAAGAAACCTATTTTCGAGCGTGGAAAACGGGAGCAGCCGATGAGGTCGGACTGATGCAGATAACGCCGGCCGTGGCCCGTGAATGGGCTCGAGAGACGGGCTTCAAAGAATTTGAACGTGAGGCGGCAGAGAATGTCGGGGCCTTCATTTCAGACCCCGAACGCAACATTCAGATCGGCTGCTGGTATCTGGAAAAACTGCGTGAGCAGTACCGGGGACGCTCCGCAGAGACCGCCATGACGCTTGCGGCGTACAATGCCGGGCCCAGCCGCGTCGAAGAATGGACACGCGGAACGGACGCCGCAGCGATCACGGAATCCGACTTCATTTCCCGTATCGGGATCCCCTCGACCAGAGCATACGTGTCATCGATACTTACCCGCTATCGAACGGAAAAGAAACCCAACTAGAATGAGAATACTCTCTGCGGAATACCTATTGCCGGTCAGTTCACCGCCTATCAAGAATGGCGCGGTCGCGATCGAAGAAGGCCGCATTGTTGCGGTTGGCGATACAAAGGCGATCGTTGAGAGTTACCCTGATGCCGAGAACACACACTTCCCTGCCGCGGCCATTCTCCCTGGACTTGTGAATTGCCATTCGCACCTAGAGGTGACATCGCTTCGCGGAGCTTTGGATGACGTAGAACACGATTTTCGCAGCTGGCTTTTGAAACTCAACGATCTTCGGCGAGAGATGACGGACGACGATATTCTGAATTCTGCCCTGCTTGGAGCGAAGGAAGGTGCCGCCGCAGGTGTTACTTGTTTCGGCGATATCGGCAGATTCGGCCATGCCGGAATGACCGCATTGAAACAGGTAGGGCTCCGCGGGATCGTGTTTCAGGAAACAGAATTTTCACCTGATTCGCGAACCGCGATGGATGACCTGAAGGCCCTCGCCGACAAGTTCGATCAGCTCGCAGCAGAAGCGACGCCGCTCGTCGGCGTTGGAATTTCGCCGCATTCGCCGTACACGGTCAGCTCCTCGCTCTTAGAATCCATCGCACAGTTCTCGATAATGGATCGGGTACCGATCACCATCCATGTTTCCGAATCACGGCAAGAGTTGGACCTTTTGCTAAATGGCTCGGGCTTTTTTACTGAGATTTATGATAAGTTCGGCGTTGAGTGGCACAGTCCGCATTGCTCTCCGGTCGAATATCTCGAACGCCTCGGCGTTCTGGCGGCGCGGCCGCTGCTGGCACATTGCGTTCACGCGTCGGAAAGCGATCTCCAACGAATTGCGGCATACGGCGCACGCATCGCTCATTGCCCGCGATCAAATGCGAAATTCGGCCACGGCACCGCACCACTCGCAAAAATGTTATCGGCGGGCATCACGGTCGGGCTTGGGAGCGATTCTGTGGCAAGCAGCAACTCGTGCGACCTCATAGAAGAGGCCCGTACCGCCGCGTATTTTTCACGAAATCTAGACCCCGAAAGTGGATCTATTTCTGCTGCCAGATCCATCGAATTGGCAACGCTTGGCGGAGCCGCCGCACTTGGGATGGCTGATGAGATCGGGTCGCTTGAGCCGGGCAAGCAGGCTGACCTGGCCGTCGTCTCATTGGCCAGTACAGCTCAGCTCCCGATCCATGACATAGAAGCCGCGATCGTCTTTTCGTCAAATGCCCGCGATATTGCTTTGACGATGGTTGCGGGCCGAGCGGTCTACGAGCGGGGAGAAACGCCAGCCGCTACTTGGCCAATGCTGCCTCAAGGTCTTTGAGAAGCGATGCCGGCGACCAGTCGCTTCCGGGGATCACTTTTGCGACCTTGCCGTCCGGCCCTATCACTATTGTCCTCAGCGAATGGCGGAACTGCGTCTTGTCTTCCGGGTCGATCTCGTAACGAAGCCCGTAGAAATCAGCGATCTTTCGAACCTCAGCATCACTGCCCACAGCAAG
This sequence is a window from Acidobacteriota bacterium. Protein-coding genes within it:
- a CDS encoding EAL domain-containing protein; this translates as MTLSSKTDRYMATVIVAGALCVLISILNFDISRVDIYLVLLSVFAILVGSRITLRIPKFKSHISVSDTFVFLALLLYGGEYATILAAVEAAASSWRFCNRKLTVFFNAAAMAVSTSAVVVVLKVSGFYEAVLSQGSANVSRDFIIGLSLIALVQFLANTLLASAYDVLKDAASLAETWKSKYLWSYITYFVGAGSAGIMVQMAGYMGLGTMLAVFPVIGFIFYTYRMYLKNVEISVQQAEQAEQYAKILESQSNALRESEDRFRSAFDHAPIGIALVSPLGKWLKVNRALTDILGYSEEEFLATDFQSLTLPEDLGNSLIKVHELLSGRISNCQMEQRYVHSSGKVVWASWSASAAADENAAQPNLIFQIQDITEKKAVEEKLQHDATHDALTGLPNRALFMSQLGAALEKSRQIVGYRVCVLFIDLDRFKYVNDSLGHLIGDELLREISRRLRDCLRPSDMVARLGGDEFTILVEGKYDTSEVTNIADRIQKKFGIPFDLSGHEVYSSASIGILHASGSHYLPEDVMRDADTAMYQAKRSGKARHETFDEQMHKAAKETLKLETDLRRALERREIDIHYQPIYSLNEGSVTCLETLARWTHPEFGPIPANRFIALAEEIGLIDKLCEQMLEKACSEIGNLNSAADLSISLNLSCRQFAKTDLIESIDSILANAGFSHRRLKLEITESVLFEHQERAVSMLNELNGRGVDINIDDFGTGYSNLGYLTQLPVSAIKIDRSFVSMIDREGNNDDLVKAIITLARNLRLDVIAEGVEYEGQLEVLTKHGCEYAQGFYFAPPMDITMLASFLGEPMSSPVDTVGGLNIHPVVQ
- a CDS encoding lytic transglycosylase domain-containing protein, which gives rise to MIRYLISIFLIAVTVAASAAIFFPDHWIHRYDDLISRQARIYRLDEKLVWSIIYEETYFRAWKTGAADEVGLMQITPAVAREWARETGFKEFEREAAENVGAFISDPERNIQIGCWYLEKLREQYRGRSAETAMTLAAYNAGPSRVEEWTRGTDAAAITESDFISRIGIPSTRAYVSSILTRYRTEKKPN
- a CDS encoding amidohydrolase family protein, which gives rise to MRILSAEYLLPVSSPPIKNGAVAIEEGRIVAVGDTKAIVESYPDAENTHFPAAAILPGLVNCHSHLEVTSLRGALDDVEHDFRSWLLKLNDLRREMTDDDILNSALLGAKEGAAAGVTCFGDIGRFGHAGMTALKQVGLRGIVFQETEFSPDSRTAMDDLKALADKFDQLAAEATPLVGVGISPHSPYTVSSSLLESIAQFSIMDRVPITIHVSESRQELDLLLNGSGFFTEIYDKFGVEWHSPHCSPVEYLERLGVLAARPLLAHCVHASESDLQRIAAYGARIAHCPRSNAKFGHGTAPLAKMLSAGITVGLGSDSVASSNSCDLIEEARTAAYFSRNLDPESGSISAARSIELATLGGAAALGMADEIGSLEPGKQADLAVVSLASTAQLPIHDIEAAIVFSSNARDIALTMVAGRAVYERGETPAATWPMLPQGL